CGGTTAAATGGGTGCGTATTCATAACTTACCAGACTTTGCTTACTTTAACCACTCGCAACACGTTTCAGTTGCCGGCATTGAGTGTCAAACATGTCATGGACCTGTGGAAGAAATGGAAATCATGTACCAACATTCGTCTCTAACTATGGGTTGGTGTATTAACTGTCACAGAGATACAAATGTTAAAGTAGAAGATAATGCATACTATACCAAAATTCACGAAGAATTATCTAAAAAGTATGGTGTTGATAAACTAACAGCTGCACAAATGGGCGGTCTGGAATGTGGTAAGTGTCACTACTAATTATTTAGTAGCTTCCACAAGCGTGGAAATCTCATAATAGGGATTTAAAACTTTAAATAAATTAATAAGAAGTAATTCAATTATATAATATGTCATCAAACAAGAAATACTGGAAAAGTGTTGAAGAGCTAAACGAGAATAGCTCAATTGTTGAGACGCTAAAACAAAACGAATTTGTTGAAGAGATTCCAACGGATGATTTTTTAGGAAATAAAGAATCGTTAGAAAGTTCTAAAACAACACGTCGTGATTTCTTAAAATATGTTGGTTTTAGCACAGCTGCTGCATCTTTAGCGGCTTGTGAAGGGCCAGTTATTAAGTCTATACCCTATGTGGTGCAACCAGAAGTAATTACTCCTGGAGTAGCAAACTACTACGCTACTACAATTGCGGATGGTTATGACTATGCGTCTGTTTTAGTAAAAACTCGTGAAGGTCGTCCAATTAAAATTGAAAATAATACACTAGCTACTGCTAATGGTCATGCAAATGCTAGAGTAAATGCTTCGGTTTTAGGATTGTACGACAGTATGCGAATTCAAGGTCCAATGAGAGCAGGCGAGCCTATTTCATGGAGTGAATTTGATGCGGAAGTTGGTCAGAAACTAACTAGTATAAGTGGTTCTGGAAAATCTATCGTGTTATTAACGCAAACGTATGCGAGTCCGTCAACTTCTAAAATAGTAAATGAATTTAAAGCAAAATTTGGAAATGTACGTCATGTGCAATATGATGCCATATCCGAATCAGCAGCTTTAGATGCTTATGAAGCTAATTATGGAGAACGTGGTTTAGCAAATTATGATTTTACAAAAGCCATGACAATTGTTTCCTTTGGAGCAGATTTTCTAGGTGATTGGCAAGGTGGCGGATTTGATTCTGGTTATGCAAAGAACAAGGTTCCTACTAATGGAAAAATGTCACGTCATATTCAGTTTGAATCAAATATGTCTTTAACTGGAGCTAATGCTGATAAACGTGTGTCTTTAACACCAAGCCAGCAAAAAGTAGCTTTAGCTAAATTATATAGTGCTGTAGCGGGAGGTTCTGTTTCAGGCGAATTACCACAGCATATTGAAGACGCTGTTCAAAAGGCAGCTTCTCAATTGAAAAAAGCAGGAAGTAAAGGTGTTGTTGTAACGGGTATTCAGGATGTGAATGCGCAAACCGTTGTTTTGGCAATCAATGAGTATTTAAATAGTCAAGCATTTGATCCAAACACACCTATTAAAATAAGACAAGGAAATGATAAGGCAGTCATGACTTTAGTTGCGGATATGAATGCAGGTAAAGTTGGTGCTATCATTATGAGTGGCGTTAATCCACTATATACATTACCAAATGCAGGAGATTTTTCTGAAGGGTTAAAGCAAACAGAACTATCTGTTTCTTTTACTATGAAAGCAGACGAAACTGCATTAGAGACCGAATATCAAGCAGCAGCACCACATTATTTAGAGTCTTGGGGTGATGTTGAGCTGAAAAAAGGTCATTATGCATTAATGCAACCCACCATTCGTCCGTTATTTGATACACGTCAGTTTCAAGAAGCTTTACTAAAGCTAATTGGTAGCGATTTATCGTATCATGATTATGTGAAGCAATCGTGGAATGAAAGTATTTTAGGTAATACTTCATTTAGTCAAGCATTGCATGATGGCGTGTATGTTGCAGGGTCGGCTTTAAAAAATGCTGACGGCCTTACGACAACAGAAACAACAACTTCTACCAACGAAAAGGATTCTAAAACTTGGGTTGGTGGTATTATAGAAGATGTTGCCGAAGGTATTGGTCTAACAGATAAGGAGGATGATGCAACTATGGTATCATCTACAACAACTACCACTACAAATGGAATTGCTGCGCCTGTAGCGGTTTCTGGTGGTGATGCAGCAAGACAATTGGGTGCAACGTCTACATCTAATGGATTAGAATTAGCCTTATACTCTAAAACATCAATGGGTGATGGGCAACAAGCCAATAACCCTTGGTTACAAGAAATGCCAGACCCAATAACAAGAACAACTTGGGACAACTATGTGACCGTTTCTCAAG
Above is a window of Bizionia sp. M204 DNA encoding:
- a CDS encoding TAT-variant-translocated molybdopterin oxidoreductase codes for the protein MSSNKKYWKSVEELNENSSIVETLKQNEFVEEIPTDDFLGNKESLESSKTTRRDFLKYVGFSTAAASLAACEGPVIKSIPYVVQPEVITPGVANYYATTIADGYDYASVLVKTREGRPIKIENNTLATANGHANARVNASVLGLYDSMRIQGPMRAGEPISWSEFDAEVGQKLTSISGSGKSIVLLTQTYASPSTSKIVNEFKAKFGNVRHVQYDAISESAALDAYEANYGERGLANYDFTKAMTIVSFGADFLGDWQGGGFDSGYAKNKVPTNGKMSRHIQFESNMSLTGANADKRVSLTPSQQKVALAKLYSAVAGGSVSGELPQHIEDAVQKAASQLKKAGSKGVVVTGIQDVNAQTVVLAINEYLNSQAFDPNTPIKIRQGNDKAVMTLVADMNAGKVGAIIMSGVNPLYTLPNAGDFSEGLKQTELSVSFTMKADETALETEYQAAAPHYLESWGDVELKKGHYALMQPTIRPLFDTRQFQEALLKLIGSDLSYHDYVKQSWNESILGNTSFSQALHDGVYVAGSALKNADGLTTTETTTSTNEKDSKTWVGGIIEDVAEGIGLTDKEDDATMVSSTTTTTTNGIAAPVAVSGGDAARQLGATSTSNGLELALYSKTSMGDGQQANNPWLQEMPDPITRTTWDNYVTVSQADAKDLGIKNWHEADGGLNGSVVEISVNGVTVTAPVIIQPGQAKGSIGLSFGYGRRAGLKEEMQTGVNAYPLYMDFNPTQVNVSMTVLGGEHEFASVQLHNTLMGRGDIIKETTLEVFNTKDKKYWNVMPVVSLNHQETPVTSPEVDLWDEFDRSIGHHFNLSIDLNSCTGCGACVIACHAENNVPVVGKEEIRKSRDMHWLRIDRYYSSEDTFEGDNTKKNDTKGLAIINALDEMETAAANPQVAFQPVMCQHCNHAPCETVCPVAATSHGRQGQNHMAYNRCVGTRYCANNCPYKVRRFNWFLYSQNDEFDYHMNDDLGRMVLNPDVTVRSRGVMEKCSMCIQKTQKTILDAKRDGREIKDGEFQTACSAACGTGAMVFGDINDKDSQVAKLKEDNRMYHLLEHIGTKPNVIYHTKVRNTTEA